A DNA window from Bacillus carboniphilus contains the following coding sequences:
- a CDS encoding sensor histidine kinase: MDTKLKKYSHSIVTKIAAFIIAVICLTGVIQALFDVEVIHDSEFGAVFDESYFLSNEYVRESENLIYELTRLIGTYKNEEHILNGGTIRERDLNTIGTFKGEVSSETHVNTKKGNAEQIEEARARLIKEDLREFHNLVQRIEEYKNPLYYISDGTNVYTNSSLDVIEQVENFSSYMAFTGYKSDIFPQEVKRNEYYYRIEERVNELDPESTVLYVAFTDEFVSQNIAKWEKEKEIVLQSWYRLLAFLIGFILSFVYLVVVIGRNSFKDEKFHWNTIDKLYNDINVVLIHALVFLWVASIDEVAFHNIAQLLIPITIPFAAIEIGLLLSIIKHIKNRTFFKHTLLYTLINKLVTFVRNVYETGNVGVKTVLLVIGYPLLIAATFFMFPITIGVAAWFTYKKVKSFKTIKEGVERIKNGEIHHTIDVGKKGEFATLASNINGITDGLKNAVENELKSERLKTELITNVSHDIRTPLTSIITYIDLLKKETDTEKIQEYVKILDQKSQRLKLLTDDLFDAAKASSGNIPVELEQIDIISLVTQGLGELNNKIETSQLDFKVRYPKEKIYVAADGKLLWRSVENVLSNIFKYALAGSRVYIDMEEAGEEVILTFKNISAYELNITADELMERFKRGDESRHSQGSGLGLSISKSLIELQKGSFKIEIDGDLFKAIIKLPRYKG, encoded by the coding sequence TTGGATACAAAGTTGAAAAAATATAGCCATTCTATCGTAACGAAGATAGCTGCTTTTATCATAGCCGTTATCTGTTTAACTGGTGTCATCCAAGCACTATTTGATGTAGAAGTTATACATGATAGTGAATTTGGGGCGGTTTTTGATGAAAGCTATTTTCTTAGTAATGAGTACGTTAGGGAAAGTGAGAATCTCATTTATGAATTGACACGTTTAATCGGAACGTATAAAAATGAAGAACACATTTTAAATGGCGGTACCATCAGAGAAAGAGATCTAAATACTATTGGGACTTTTAAAGGTGAAGTAAGTAGTGAAACCCATGTGAATACAAAAAAAGGGAATGCAGAGCAGATTGAAGAAGCAAGAGCAAGGTTGATCAAAGAGGATTTAAGAGAATTTCATAACCTTGTTCAGCGCATAGAAGAGTATAAAAACCCTCTCTATTATATTAGCGATGGAACAAACGTATACACAAACAGTTCACTAGACGTGATAGAGCAAGTGGAGAATTTTTCATCATACATGGCATTTACCGGATACAAAAGTGACATTTTTCCTCAAGAAGTCAAAAGGAATGAATACTATTATCGAATTGAAGAAAGGGTCAATGAGTTAGACCCTGAAAGTACCGTTTTATATGTCGCCTTTACAGATGAGTTTGTGAGCCAAAACATAGCCAAATGGGAAAAAGAGAAGGAAATAGTACTACAAAGCTGGTATCGACTACTAGCCTTTTTAATCGGATTCATCTTATCGTTTGTTTATCTAGTCGTTGTGATTGGGAGAAATTCCTTTAAGGACGAAAAATTTCACTGGAACACAATAGATAAACTCTATAATGATATCAATGTTGTGCTCATCCATGCGTTGGTGTTTTTATGGGTTGCGTCCATAGATGAGGTTGCGTTTCATAACATAGCACAATTACTGATTCCTATCACTATTCCATTTGCGGCAATTGAGATTGGGCTGCTTTTATCCATCATTAAACATATAAAAAATCGAACATTCTTCAAGCATACATTACTCTATACGTTGATCAACAAGCTTGTAACCTTTGTACGAAATGTATATGAGACCGGAAATGTTGGAGTCAAAACAGTATTACTGGTGATTGGCTACCCGCTATTGATAGCAGCGACCTTTTTCATGTTCCCAATCACGATTGGTGTGGCCGCTTGGTTCACGTATAAAAAGGTTAAATCGTTCAAGACTATTAAAGAAGGGGTCGAAAGGATTAAGAATGGAGAAATTCACCATACCATTGATGTAGGGAAAAAGGGTGAGTTTGCAACTCTCGCTTCTAATATAAACGGCATCACAGATGGTTTAAAAAATGCAGTAGAGAACGAATTGAAAAGTGAGCGGTTAAAAACGGAGCTTATTACGAATGTGTCACATGATATTCGAACGCCACTTACATCTATTATCACCTATATAGATTTATTAAAAAAAGAAACGGACACGGAAAAAATCCAGGAGTACGTAAAAATCCTTGATCAAAAATCCCAAAGACTTAAACTCCTAACGGATGACCTATTCGATGCAGCAAAAGCATCGAGCGGGAACATCCCAGTAGAATTGGAGCAAATCGATATTATTTCCTTAGTCACACAAGGGTTAGGAGAGCTGAATAATAAAATTGAGACTTCACAATTAGACTTTAAGGTCCGTTATCCGAAGGAAAAAATCTATGTGGCAGCAGACGGGAAGCTATTATGGAGGTCTGTTGAAAACGTTCTATCCAACATCTTCAAATACGCACTGGCTGGGTCACGTGTCTACATTGATATGGAAGAGGCAGGAGAAGAAGTTATACTAACCTTTAAAAATATCTCTGCTTATGAGTTAAATATCACAGCGGATGAACTAATGGAGCGCTTTAAAAGAGGCGATGAATCCAGACATAGCCAAGGTAGCGGGTTAGGATTGTCGATTTCGAAAAGCTTAATCGAGCTGCAAAAAGGAAGCTTTAAGATTGAGATTGATGGTGATTTGTTTAAGGCGATTATTAAGTTGCCTAGGTATAAAGGGTAA
- a CDS encoding YecA family protein has protein sequence MDRKLEKDLLNALEGMKRDSERWQAKREKEIWQQIEVPCSLEEVLSRFTKGDLDTIRKNANFGGISSLKKAELKAKLVELLPGHFKQVLYTLDQERFDFIKKAVKNGGKIKVDDDFPLFRALRMRAYTLLFSGAHNNQKVLVLPKELMDVFSRLDGQQLQSIIRRNTEWILLTHGMLHYYGVMRTPDIIDRLTKYTKQEVDTWEYFQVMRTAADYYDQVCFTGHGIANAGVEEPAQIIKEHQMRLNVDFYPFTKKELLRAGKINYLDRTPELNSFLRFLRENYDMTNDDAEDIVYELTDMIQEEVQPTKLIEFLQEMLEFPSMEILQQVTDKVFTIHNNTRLWVLKGHTPSELSKSEKPHLKPLPKVPFNTQANSTVVQMDEFKKTGRNEPCPCGSGKKFKKCCGR, from the coding sequence ATGGATAGAAAACTGGAAAAAGACCTGTTAAATGCGCTAGAGGGTATGAAGCGGGATAGTGAAAGATGGCAAGCGAAAAGGGAAAAAGAGATTTGGCAACAGATTGAAGTTCCGTGCAGCTTGGAAGAAGTATTGAGTCGCTTTACCAAGGGTGATTTAGATACGATTCGAAAAAATGCCAATTTTGGTGGAATTAGTTCATTAAAAAAAGCGGAGCTAAAAGCTAAACTAGTAGAATTGCTACCTGGCCATTTTAAACAGGTCCTCTATACCTTAGATCAAGAAAGATTTGATTTTATCAAAAAGGCTGTAAAGAATGGAGGGAAAATCAAGGTTGATGATGATTTCCCTCTATTTAGGGCTCTAAGGATGAGGGCATATACGCTTCTATTCTCTGGTGCTCATAATAATCAAAAAGTTTTGGTTTTACCCAAAGAACTGATGGATGTCTTTTCTCGATTGGATGGGCAGCAGCTACAAAGCATCATAAGAAGAAATACCGAATGGATTCTCCTAACTCACGGTATGCTCCATTACTACGGTGTTATGCGAACACCTGACATTATTGATAGGCTTACGAAATATACGAAGCAAGAGGTGGACACCTGGGAATATTTCCAAGTAATGAGAACTGCGGCTGATTATTACGATCAAGTATGTTTTACTGGACACGGGATTGCTAATGCCGGCGTCGAGGAACCGGCTCAGATCATAAAGGAACACCAAATGAGACTCAATGTGGACTTCTATCCTTTTACGAAAAAGGAATTACTCAGAGCAGGGAAAATAAACTACTTAGATCGAACTCCAGAATTGAACAGTTTTTTGCGTTTTCTACGCGAGAATTATGACATGACAAATGATGATGCGGAGGATATAGTGTATGAATTAACAGATATGATCCAAGAGGAAGTCCAACCGACAAAGTTAATAGAATTTCTTCAAGAAATGCTCGAGTTCCCATCCATGGAAATTCTACAGCAAGTAACGGATAAAGTATTTACCATCCACAACAACACAAGGTTGTGGGTGCTCAAAGGGCATACACCATCGGAACTATCGAAAAGTGAGAAGCCACATTTAAAGCCTTTACCAAAAGTCCCATTCAATACGCAGGCAAATTCAACGGTTGTTCAGATGGATGAATTTAAGAAGACGGGGCGTAATGAACCTTGTCCTTGTGGGAGTGGGAAGAAGTTTAAGAAGTGTTGTGGTAGATGA